The Glycine soja cultivar W05 chromosome 9, ASM419377v2, whole genome shotgun sequence sequence ggaggaaaatgcacggagtcaccacgaacgtttattcgaggaaaacgtcggaaaaaccgaaaaagttgtggtctacgaactttgagtgtgaaaggtttgggagttgtatttatgcacggggaaggtattagcactccacgcgtccgtcacaagggacgacagcctttaatcaagtgtgcaaacatgacttcaatttgttttattttcccttttacgttttttatgtctttttatgccttttgtattttttatctttttgtggtcgacaagggtgtttcccttgctcctatgtattcctcaattgtgataaggaaatcagacctacgtagttctttgagaactaaacgttggttaagttgtttttatcttttttgcaagatatattttgactgaacaaaaggtcatttaaggtgttggaccattaaacgatcttttgattttgaaaggagagaaacgttatggcgttggaccattaacgatctcttggtttttgacaggagagaaacgttaaggcattggaccattaacgatctcttgggatggtcgacaaaagcggggcttttgctcctatgtatcctcaattgcgatgatgaaatcaaacctacgtagttcttgcaaaagcgataAAGTTACATGTAgattttatacttttgaatggtccatattaaccgataaaagcaaagaggactattttaaggcgtttggaccttaaaacggtttttagtgatttttgcggataAAGCTTGAtttttgagttgattttagctttagtttcactttggttattagtcaattcattcaagaaaactttcaaagaaaaacgtccgattgatttttttgattattttattcaaagatattttgattattatattattattttgcctgtttttggttttaaacgtggttacggcgtgaaagatcggtcggattttattctaacagagattaaaagatgttacaactcaaatgatcggtgtaaatttattttatttttgatcaggtgagaaaatgacttaaataaatgattaaagcacgtcaaaagggggtacggaaagcaaatgaaataaaaacaaaagtatgagaaacaagtggggaccactaagggcacatagaatgaattgaaaggttcgagtttgggaacttaccagttgaagaccgaagaacgacgaagaacgatgaagaacggtggaaaatcttcacgaaatcgcccacggaaacgtctcggaagcgttacagaagcggctcggcttggattttcttcacggaaacaattttttcactaattttaagtgaatctcagataccaggagggttgaatgaatttgctctgccctccttcccctatttataggggaaaagaaggaggtggttgccgcccagctcgcccaggcgagctgggttgctcccaccagaaggcaccgccttctgttggaacatcctggaaggcccaagtgggcctaattgctatttgcacaccctatttactaaatacaccccctttgccttTTTTGCTgaatctttttccgtaacgttacggaactttgcgaattacataacgatacttgttttctttccgtaatgtcacaaaACTTTACGGACTACGCAACAATCCCttctttgacttctggaatgttgcagaactttacggattgcgcaacaatgcttcctttcgactttCGGCATGTCGCGAAACTCCATGGATTGCCTAaagatgggtgttaagtacctcgaagcggtcaagcgagggtcgcatgctatcaaacaatggtccccggacgaaattagggtatgacagctagCATGACCAAGCTTTTTATGTCATACCAAGTGATCCTCTTTGACTGAGAGTAAGCATGACACCTTTTAACTTGACAGATCACCAAGTTTAATCTTATAAAGATTTCCTTGTCTCTTTGTAGAGAAGAGTGAAGAGTTGTCCTTGTTCTGGATGATACACATATCCTTGTTAAAGGTGACATTGTATCCaatgtcacataattgacttatgCTCAACGGATAATGCTTCAAACCTTTAACAAGTAAAGCATTACCTATAGGAGGATAGGGAGAAATACAGACTTTACCTACACTAGTTATTAGACATTTTTGATTCCCTCCGAAAGTGACCACTCCACCAAACGTAGGGCTTAGGGATTGGAACATAGACTTTTCACCTGTAATGTGTCGTGAGCAGCCATTGTCCAGGTACCATGACTTTCTTTCTTGCTATCTGTGAGGACTTTTGGCAAGCGTACCAATTGTTGttgtaggtttcacatttataaaagagcTTGTCTCCAGAGGAACTCAAGTTTACTTAATTTATTCGGATAAATGTTATCAGttcaatagttatgtacaaatttaatcgaatgtcattagttttggtttgattaaataaagacaacttaaagtaaaaaaaatagtaaaaataatggaatcatattaaaaaacatattttatcaggATCAAAATCGAAATAACCTcaacttataaaaattaaaaattaaaaaaataaacttacatgaaaaaaaataaaaaagcgctgacatgaaaaaatatacatatttaagtttttttttagttcaattatTCCAACTTATGTACGTTCAATTAGGGATGGAAATGAACTAAGCCAAGCTAAGCTTTACTAGGCTTGAGCTAGACTTGAGTTGAATACGCAAAGCTTGAGCTTGGCTCATTACATGTCATAGGCTTTTTTTAAAGGCTCGGCTTGGCTTACATAAAAGCCTAACTTGGCCTACGAGCCTATTTAAAAGCCTGCTTAAAGACgtctttaactaattaattgttttaaaacctagtaaaataataactaaaaaagaaaacttataaaatttcgtataagtaatgtacaaatccaaaaataattgataaacaaaatcatattgaattcaacttatttaaacacaaagtatatcaaaagaaaatgaaaaaaaaaacgcataatattaaaaaatatatggattagagatgatttatactaatatagacaaataaaaatatttaaattgtctgaaaatgtttttacaaaACATTCTTTTCTTTGGAAGTATTAATCTGGTTGTAGTCAAgcttaacaagtttttttttatagtttggttttgacctttttatctaaaaagcTTGAGTTTGGGTTTTATAGGAAACAAGCCAAGCCTTAAAACCATAGACCCTTGACAAACGGCTCAACTCATTTCCATCCCTACGTCCAATTCAACCGACCAACCAAAACCAACTAGCCAACCCAACCCGAAACACAGAATCAACCAAACCCGAGATTGTGACCCACCCACTCGTTTATCTCTTCTCGAATTCTCTTTCACCACCAACACCCATTTTGGGTATACCTATCGGAATCGGATCCAATCCAATCCAAGTCCAAACACGCATCATCATCGGATTCCCTCTCTCTCCCCTTTTCCCTTCTCTCCAAACCCCATCATTTTCTATCGGACCCTCCGATCAGTCTCTAACACCGCAACcaccattctctctctctctctctctctctctctctctctctccaagtaagactctctctctctctctctctccaattCAATTTTCTTGCTTTTCCCATTTCTTTGAACTCTCAATTGCGTTATTTGACGGTTCACTAATCGCAATTGCgttaaattgcaaaaaaaaaaaaatgcttttatttaGAGAGGTTTTGTTCCTTATGGATGGCAAAATTGTGGCAGtccatggttttaaattgcaggCATGCACAATTttgcctttattttattttattcccttCGATTCTTAACTGTGGCTTTGATGTATATTTAAGGTTAAGTTGGTGTGAGTCAAGATATGTATAGATTCTGACCTATACTCATGGTTCTTGCTTTATTTTGCTGAGGAGTGTGCTAAGATTTAAGGTTATGTCTTTAAATTTGAGCATGGTTTTTAATTGCAGTTGTAATTGTGATCATCACAGTTGTGGTTTGGACTCATGTACGTAGGCCAATTGCGGCTGATTCATTTCGTGATCACAGCCTTATGCGGCTCTAAATGCTGCAATCGAGATTATTGAGCTGCATCATGTGATGCGGcttgcaatttaaaaccttgcagTAATAGGAACATAGCTGGTTTGGGATTTTAAGGTCTTGTGATCTTGCCAGTTTGTATTTGCAAAAATTGAGTGAGTTTATCAAAAGCTATGGTTGATCCCTCTAGTTCTTTGTCTAATTCATGGAAGAAGAGTAAGGGTGAGCCTTGGCGCAACAGTAAAGTTGCTGCCTTATGACATAGAGGTCATAAGTTCAAACCTAGAAACAGTTTGCTTGCAGGGTAAGGTTGTGTATATTTACCCTCCCCAAACCCCACTTGGCGGGAGCCTTGCGCTCGAGTCGTCCTTTATTCAGAGGAGGGTGAGACTGGCATCAACTTCTGATTTTATTCTACCCAGCCAGTGTTATCACCCGCCGTATAATCACACCATTGCGCCTTATGGGTGCCTCCCTTCGCAAATTGCCTATGGCGGTTGGCAAAAAATCCAccaatttgtcattttttttgtcctgCAATTTTTGGGGTGATGACTTATCACTTAGTTTTGTGCAAAGTGCAGGGTGTTGATAATCTGAAGCCTATGCGATGGAAATATCAAATGATTCGGGTACTAAGAAACCTAAAAGGCTGACATCTGTTGTCTGGAATCACTTTGAAAGGATTAGAAAGGCAGACATCTGCTATGCTGTTTGTGTGCATTGTAACAAGAAACTTAGTGGATCAAGTAACAGTGGAACTACTCATCTGAGAAATCACTTGATGCGGTGTCTGAAAAGATCAAACTTTGATGTGTCTCAACTACTTGCagcaaagagaaggaaaaaagataaTACCATCAGCCTAGCAAACATAGGTTTTGATGAAGGTCAGAGGAAAGAAGAATATATAAAGCCAACAATCATCAAGTTTGAACCTGAGCATAAGAAAGATGAAATCATTAACTTCGGAAGTAGTAAATTTGATCAGGAAAGGAGTCAACTTGATCTTGCACGCATGATCATATTACATGGATACCCACTGAGCTTGGTTGAACAAGTAGGATTCAAGGTCTTTGTGAAGAACCTCCAGCCTCTCTTTGAGTTCACGCCAAACAGTTCTGTAGAGATTTCTTGTATAGATATCTAcaggagggagaaagaaaaagtgTTTGATATGATAAACAGACTACATGGTAGgattaatctgtcaattgaaacaTGGTCTTCAACAGAAAATTCTTTGTATTTGTGTCTATCTGCTCATTACATTGACGAGGAATGGACATTACAGAAGAAACTCCTGAACTTTGTCACACTTGATTCTTCTCATACTGAAGACTTACTTCCAGAAGTGATTATCAAATGTCTCAATGAATGGGATATTGACTGCAAGCTTTTTGCCTTGACACTTGATGATTGTTCCATCAATGATGACATCACTCTTAGAATCAAGGAGCGAGTTTCTGACAAAAGGCCTTTTTTAAGTACTCGGCAATTACTTGATATACGCTCTGCAGCACATCTCATAAAATCCATTGCTCAAGATGCCATGGACGCATTACATGAGGTGATCCAAAAGATTCGAGAGAGCATCAAATATATTAGAAGTTCACAAGTAGTGCAAggaaaatttaatgaaattgcTCAACATGCTAGGATTAACACTCAAAACCTCTTATTTCTTGATTTTCCAGTTCAGTGGAAGTCTACGTATCTCATGCTTGAAACTGCACTAGAATACAGGACTGCCTTTTCTCTTTTCCAAGAACACGATCCCTCCTATTCATCAACTCTAACTGATGAAGAGTGGGAATGGGCTAGTTCTGTTACTGGCTACTTAAAACTTTTAGTTgaaattatgaatatattttcAGGCAACAAATTTCCTACAGCGAATATATACTTCCCTGAGATTTGTGATGTCCATATTCAATTAATTGACTGGTGCAGAAGTTCAGATAATTTTCTTAGTTCCATGGCTTTGAAGATGAAAGACAAATTTGACAGGTACTGGAGCAAGTGCAGTTTACCTTTAGCTGTAGCTGCAGTCCTGGATCCTCGGTTTAAAATGAAGTTGGTTGAGTACTACTTCTCCCTAATTTATGGTAGCACTGCTCTGGAGCATATCAAGGAAGTTTCTGATGGTATCAAAGAACTTTTTAATGTGTATTCTATCTGTTCAACTATGATTGATCAAGGCTCGGCCTTGCCTGGCAGCAGTTTACCTAGTACTAGTTGTAGTTCCAGAGATAGGCTAAAAGGCTTTGACAGATTCCTTCATGAGACATCACAGGGTCAGTCTATGATATCAGACTTAGACAAGTACTTAGAGGAACCAATCTTTCCACGCAATTCTGATTTTAACATATTGAACTGGTGGAAAGTCCACATGCCAAGGTACCCAATTTTGTCTATGATGGCACGTGACGTTCTTGGGACTCCAATGTCAACTATGGCACCAGAATTGGCATTTAGCACTGGGGGCAGAGTGCTAGATTCTTCTCGTAGTTCACTAAACCCAGACACACGAGAGGCTTTGATATGCACCCAAGATTGGCTCCAAAATGAATCTGGAGGTAGGCACTTATCTTCTGCCTTTTTCCACCCATAGAATAATTAATGTTGATTGATTGCTTATTCTGATGCATTATTTTTACTGACTGTTATCAGATCTAAATCCATCATCAATCCATTCTGCTCTACCTCTTCTCATCGAATGAAGTTTATTTTTTCAAGGTATGCTTCTGTAAAACTTGTGTCACATGTTATTATGTTCCAATATTCATTGTTGAACATTTTGCTTTCTACTTATTGTGGTCGGTGCTTGTGTTTCAAGATTGATGGATCGGTTGCCACTTCATGAACAatctttatcattttgttttataatgtcAGGTTTTATTGACGAATCATCTCAGAATTGTCGAGTTTGCCTTTGAAGTGATCTAGCTTACAAATATTCTGTGAAGATGCATTGTATATTCTTAGAACAACAATgtagatttttaatatttatagatCTCTTTTCTATTAGTTGTTTTTATTGGACTAGCACACGGCTGAATCTGATTTTGTATAGAGGGTTGCGTGCCCTTGATATCAAAATCGCTCCTTGTCTGAAAAAGTTTTCTTTTGCTTCACTGTCCATAAAAGAAGGTTGCTCAAAATAAATGATCTTCCGTAGAGGTATGGTTTTAACTGAAATTTCATCTTCTCAACTCTTATCAatagtttaaatatgttttggaATTTTATAAAATGTCCACGTGATTGTTTTGAAGACttgataacaaaattataagaaattttattgAAGTTTCTGTTTTATTCCACTGGATTCCTTAGATTAACACCAAGTCTAACACTGCAACAATGTTCCTCCTCGACATTCTCCTGCCCCAAAAAGTTTGAAGGAATAGACTCAGTGCATGTTTGGTTCAACGTTGGAGCTCTTCCAATATGCTTTTGGATTATCAAACTCAGTTGTGCATCATGTTTAGTTGCCTCCAAACGTCATTTTTTGACCAAGGTTTCACTCTAAACAGAGTTTGATGCGGATGCAAGGTGGGGTTCCTTTTGAAACTTCCGTTTTCAGTTTGGAGAATTTAATGAAAAAcagttaattctttttttttttttttgcaaatagtcatttttgtccATAAAAATATGTGGTGCTGACAAATTTCtccttgaaagatgaaaaatcaaaatttagtcttcgaaagtgtaaaaaatgaGAGTTATTCGTCCTACTAATTACTTCGTTTGTTAACATTAGGAAACTTGTCTACGTGATACGTAGGGaaaaaaatgtcacaaaatTGATGCTCACGTGGACCTAGAGACTAAAGTTACTTACAAATACGTCCTTAACTTAacaatttattgatatttttgtcctttaattatataacttattgagaaatatattcacaaaatgtATAAATCTAATTAGTGGacattaataacaaaatatatgcacCAACAATACATTTGACTtcgaaattttttattttgttattacaaatatttattataatgtattataattatatttataatattaacttatcacaaaagaatcaagactcaagggGAGGCAAGGCAATGATAGgtccttaaataaaaaatcagttttttaaatcttaaatagatcatcaacaagtaggaaaaaataaacatgaGAGGTCTAACAATCAGAACTATGATGCTTTATAGTTTCATTGCTCATTTAGTGACCacctatataattataatagacGTCCATTTAGTGACCacctatataattataatagacGTCAAAGAAAAAGTGACAAATCATACTTTCAAGTcatgtaataataaaataagaaacttcTAACTCTAATGTGTTGTTGAGGTATGTGTCTTGCTATTGATGTTAACTAATTAAGTTTATATATTTCCTAAATATATCTGCCCGTATGTTGTATAATTGAAGGTGTGATGGATTTGTctcactttttacatttttgaaaactaattttttttagggatAGATTTGTCAACGTTAATTTATTGggattttagtttttgttattcTAGTAAGTGACTTGTTCTTGTATAATTTCATAAGTTTTCAAttgttatgttataaatataagttttatttaataattaatagaaatattattttattcccTTCATCTCATTATAATTGtcatttatgagaaaaaaaattatcctaaaataattatcatcttggttttttaatgtaacatcaattatccttttacatttatatcccttatattattaatgatgAACAATAAAATCCATAAATGAATTAATCATGACataaggttaattttataaaattgttactctattatttatttatttattattttttcttgatatgtgtaaaataagttcatcttaaaaaaaatattgaaatgaaatagaaaaataattagcaTTATATTATAAACTTCATATCCTTTTTAGTAATTACACATGCAAAAGTATTTTTGATTAATATCAtccaaacaaatttaattttgtcaaaCAGAGCAATGTCAACAAACCCAAATGTGTCATCCCAAATAAGGCTTGCCTCCAAGAACCTTCTCCAATTCCTTTAAGCCTTTTACTAACTCCTTTGCcacttcaatctcttctctctttccagCCCATATCCTCCCCGCAACATCACCAACAAGCATTTTTTAACACATGAAAATgaatcattattaatatattacttttaGTTAGAATAGTGGGCTTAAGCTTAACTCAACTCTTACACATTGACCTATAAGGTGAGGATTTCCTCCTGCTCATATATACTTTTTTGGACTTATCACTAGTCGATGTAAGATATTCAACACACATCCTTCACACTGAGGATTGGATATTTCTTGCATGAAGTTTGTAAGACTAGACATCTGTGTCTTGTTCAATAGTGACCCCATAGTGGGTGTTACGATAGGTCCAACAACACTCGTTAGaataggctctgataccattttGCAATAATAAGTTTAAACTTACTCAATCCTACAAAATCGATTAGTAAAATGATAGTTGCCACTActtatatacattattttttcctcATTACTGATCGGTGTCAGATCTCcaacatttcattttttaaccAATGAAAATGAATTAGTATTAGTATATTTACCTTCGTAATATGATGTAACTAACTCCTTCATGATGTGATGTATCAtactaatttaacaaaaaaaaacttttaaatatcCTTTTCTAATTTGAGAATTTGataatacaagtacaaaataatTGACTCAAGTATTGCTCAATTTTTTTTGGCATATATGTAAGTTTTGTCCTAAAAATTTATCACCCATCATGTTGTTAATTAATCCTTGATAACTTTTGAtccaacaaaaagtaaaaaacaatataaaaaaagacaattttgaaTCAAGATGTATTCTTACCTAAGAAGAAATTGGATCGATGTTAAAACCATTCAAAATTAGGCACTAAAACTTATCTTCTTATTGACAAAATCAAGTTAGAACCTGGCTTGAGCTCTCTTATAAGGGTCTGAGGGTAGGAAAGGAACTTTCTCCTTCCAAACCTCATTAATATACTCAACAATAATGATGGAATCACAAATGGGTTTCTCATTATGGATGAGAACTGGGATCTTCTTGTGAATTGGGTTCATTTGCAGAAGCAATTGGCTCTTGTTCATCTGATCCTCTTCCTTGTACTCATACTTGATCTCCTTCTTAGCCAGTGCTATCCAGGCTCTCATGCCAAACAGACTAAGCCAGTCATCCAACAAAATCAAGTGATCCTTTGCCGTTTCCAACCACAAAGAAGTGAACAATATTGCTTCAGAGGCTATCATGCTTTGGATAAGGTTGACCAAACAATAGCAAATTGTTCACGGACAAATCATCTTAATCGTCTTTATGCATATGCTCAATTATTCTTGCAATCATGTTTGTAAGTTTAATAATTTTGggtacattatttttaatatatctgATATAGCTACATCTTcccacataatatttttttatgtagaaGTTGGATCATAAGGAATACACAAAATAGTCAATGGTTTAAATTTGACAGAGGCGGAGATTTTTGTTAAGCACCATAAGAAAGTGTgacaaaattaaactatttttgttgaacaaaACTTGCATATGCTCTTGCATACATAAAGCATACcaagaatatataaaagtagAAGATACAAAGGCATAGGGGTGTATATCGTCTGAAAcccatgaaaaaaaagaaaaaaaagaacaagaagATTGATATGGCCCTGTCTGTAGCAAAGGACCATTTACAAGAAGTTGGGTCTGAAAGTCCAAAACTACCCAATACAGGAAGTCAAGATGGGCAAGACCTGTTCggctgttgctaggtgcacccagcaattgaATGAACTTCCTAAAAtgcccttcatttaaaaaataaaagttaatatatttttaaaaaaacattttcttcttcttccactttAAAAAACGTTTTCTTCCGTGGTTTCCTTCTTCTCCCGTGCACCCAACAACCTCCCCGCAagtttcttcttccttcttccttggtttcgttcttctccttccttccaaaaaggTTCGTCTTCTGTGTATACAATGGCAAGCTTCTTCTTCCGCGCTTTGAAATTTGGTTCCCTTCTCCTCCACAAGTATTGGCATCCTCCATTGACTAGCTTTGTTCGTTTCTTCCGCCATTCAGGTTAGTGTTCTAACCTTGTGTCTTCATTTGGAAGCGTTAATGGCCGTAGGATAGACGACACGAGTGATGTGTGGTGGCTGAGGTTGAAGACGAAGGTTCTTCCGcgagaagaaccttcttccgcgcATGTGGGAGGGGCAGTTGGATATTGAAGTGGAAGAAGGAGTTCTTCCACGGGAACCCGCGGAAGAAAGGGGAGAAGGTTCTTCCGCGCGTTCCAGCGAAAGAAGGTTCCGAAGGTTCTTCCGCTGGATCCAGCGGAAGATGGTTCCGGAGGTTCTTCCGTGGGCTCCAATGGAAGAACTATGTCTTCCGCGGATCCCGCGGAAGAACCTGCGGAACCTTCTTTCGCAGGCAACATTTCCTGCTCGCGGAGGAACTGGTGGAACTTCTTCCGTAGGCAAGTTTTCCTTCTCGTGGAAGAACATTCGAAACGTCTTCCGCGGAGCatgtttttgtgatttttggttattttttttgaaaattttgtctgAACCACCAATTTAATGAtattagtaattattatttttcatttatttgctATTACAAAGTGTATATGGTATTTAACTTACACAAACTCCCTAATTTTGATACATCACCTATtgtattttgctttcatttggtTAGGATGTCTAAATTGAATTGTTATTT is a genomic window containing:
- the LOC114367876 gene encoding zinc finger BED domain-containing protein RICESLEEPER 1-like, with the protein product MEISNDSGTKKPKRLTSVVWNHFERIRKADICYAVCVHCNKKLSGSSNSGTTHLRNHLMRCLKRSNFDVSQLLAAKRRKKDNTISLANIGFDEGQRKEEYIKPTIIKFEPEHKKDEIINFGSSKFDQERSQLDLARMIILHGYPLSLVEQVGFKVFVKNLQPLFEFTPNSSVEISCIDIYRREKEKVFDMINRLHGRINLSIETWSSTENSLYLCLSAHYIDEEWTLQKKLLNFVTLDSSHTEDLLPEVIIKCLNEWDIDCKLFALTLDDCSINDDITLRIKERVSDKRPFLSTRQLLDIRSAAHLIKSIAQDAMDALHEVIQKIRESIKYIRSSQVVQGKFNEIAQHARINTQNLLFLDFPVQWKSTYLMLETALEYRTAFSLFQEHDPSYSSTLTDEEWEWASSVTGYLKLLVEIMNIFSGNKFPTANIYFPEICDVHIQLIDWCRSSDNFLSSMALKMKDKFDRYWSKCSLPLAVAAVLDPRFKMKLVEYYFSLIYGSTALEHIKEVSDGIKELFNVYSICSTMIDQGSALPGSSLPSTSCSSRDRLKGFDRFLHETSQGQSMISDLDKYLEEPIFPRNSDFNILNWWKVHMPRYPILSMMARDVLGTPMSTMAPELAFSTGGRVLDSSRSSLNPDTREALICTQDWLQNESGDLNPSSIHSALPLLIE